Proteins encoded within one genomic window of Kibdelosporangium phytohabitans:
- a CDS encoding DEAD/DEAH box helicase: protein MADAGARRKQVGAKAREKLDALDALLRQATALVDAPQALRENATEAANKLIEAQVLRKLRATPLNDLRNVVAKGVRFGKLADAGYRTAADIRSVPVSALIAVQGVGENSAKAISRAAAQVAQQFRQDTVIRFDVSGRPARDTELLSSLVKLRAAEQAAKRLRPDVERLRDQASPLSEAARRARSRVRMFFSGKEKRTAALTALQDIEALLAGSGVTALRRDIASAEAAVAATGSQTDELWRSYESSAADISSLLSTLSGVQRADDTEAAHGYASNDLARKIQAVPLDTSRLTATLRGYQVFGAQYAITQRRVILGDEMGLGKTVQALAAAAHLAANGQNLFLVVCPASVLVNWINEIGKHTVLPAHGLYGAGRDAATEAWARQGGVAVTTYTTLGRLSLPTARLSMVVVDEAHYVKNPQAQRTQAVLSVVDKAERALFLTGTPMENRVEEFRNLVGYLQPAIAAKVQPLDALGGARAFRRAVAPVYLRRNQEDVLRELPERLEMDDWVQFSDADERHYRRAVMSGHYMKMRRAAFMAGKGGSAKVERLLEIVEESAASEWKVIVFSYFLDVLACVREAVGPVAFGPLTGSASPRRKQELVDSFSRRSGHAVLLSQIEAGGVGLNIQAASVMIITEPQWKPSTEDQAIARAHRMGQFRKVHVHRLMAKDSVDERIREILEGKTRLFDAYARKSTAKESDARAVDTAWHSEEAAKGRIVEVERRRLGGDDY, encoded by the coding sequence ATGGCCGACGCCGGGGCACGACGAAAGCAGGTGGGCGCCAAGGCTCGGGAGAAGCTGGACGCACTGGACGCGCTCCTGCGACAGGCAACAGCCCTTGTCGACGCGCCGCAAGCGTTGCGAGAGAACGCGACCGAGGCCGCGAACAAGCTGATCGAAGCTCAGGTTCTCCGGAAACTCCGTGCCACCCCGCTCAACGACCTGCGCAACGTGGTCGCCAAAGGTGTCCGCTTCGGCAAACTGGCCGACGCCGGGTACCGAACGGCGGCGGACATCCGGTCGGTGCCGGTGTCCGCGCTCATCGCCGTGCAGGGCGTCGGGGAGAACTCGGCCAAGGCGATCTCCCGGGCCGCCGCGCAGGTCGCTCAGCAGTTCCGGCAGGACACGGTGATCCGGTTCGACGTGAGCGGGCGACCGGCGCGGGACACCGAGTTGCTGAGCAGCCTGGTCAAGCTGCGGGCAGCCGAGCAGGCCGCCAAGCGGCTGCGTCCCGATGTCGAACGGCTGCGCGACCAGGCCTCGCCGTTGTCCGAAGCGGCTCGCAGAGCCAGGAGCAGAGTCCGGATGTTCTTCTCCGGCAAGGAGAAGAGAACCGCCGCGCTGACTGCGCTGCAGGACATCGAGGCGTTGCTCGCCGGATCCGGTGTCACCGCGCTGCGGCGGGACATCGCGTCGGCCGAGGCCGCGGTGGCGGCCACGGGTTCCCAGACGGACGAGCTCTGGCGCAGCTACGAGAGCTCCGCCGCGGACATCAGTTCGCTCCTCTCGACACTCTCCGGCGTCCAGCGCGCCGACGACACGGAAGCCGCCCATGGCTACGCGTCCAACGACCTGGCCCGCAAGATCCAGGCGGTCCCGCTGGACACGAGCCGTCTCACCGCCACCTTGCGCGGCTACCAGGTTTTCGGCGCGCAGTACGCCATCACGCAGCGGCGCGTCATCCTCGGCGACGAGATGGGACTGGGCAAGACCGTCCAGGCACTGGCCGCCGCGGCTCATCTGGCCGCGAACGGCCAGAACCTGTTCCTGGTCGTCTGCCCGGCGAGCGTGCTCGTCAACTGGATCAATGAAATCGGCAAACACACTGTTCTGCCCGCGCACGGGTTGTACGGAGCCGGGCGGGACGCGGCCACCGAAGCCTGGGCACGGCAAGGCGGTGTCGCCGTCACCACCTACACCACCTTGGGCCGGCTGAGCCTGCCGACCGCGCGGTTGAGCATGGTCGTCGTCGACGAAGCGCACTACGTCAAAAACCCGCAGGCGCAACGCACTCAGGCCGTGCTGTCCGTGGTGGACAAGGCGGAACGGGCTCTCTTCCTGACAGGCACGCCGATGGAGAACCGCGTCGAGGAGTTCAGGAACCTGGTCGGCTACCTGCAACCGGCGATCGCAGCAAAGGTCCAGCCGCTCGACGCGCTCGGCGGCGCACGAGCGTTCCGCCGGGCTGTCGCGCCTGTGTACTTGCGCCGCAACCAGGAAGATGTTCTGCGCGAGTTGCCTGAGCGGCTGGAGATGGACGACTGGGTGCAGTTCTCCGACGCCGACGAACGGCACTACCGCAGAGCCGTCATGTCCGGGCACTACATGAAGATGCGGCGTGCGGCGTTCATGGCGGGTAAGGGCGGCTCAGCCAAGGTGGAGCGGCTGCTGGAGATCGTCGAGGAGTCAGCGGCCAGTGAGTGGAAGGTCATCGTCTTCTCCTATTTCCTCGATGTGCTTGCCTGCGTCCGCGAAGCCGTCGGGCCGGTGGCGTTCGGGCCGCTGACCGGATCGGCTTCGCCCAGGCGCAAGCAGGAGCTGGTCGACAGCTTCTCGCGGCGCTCGGGCCACGCCGTGCTGCTGAGCCAGATCGAAGCGGGCGGCGTCGGCCTGAACATCCAGGCCGCGTCGGTGATGATCATCACCGAGCCGCAGTGGAAACCGAGCACCGAGGACCAGGCGATCGCCCGAGCCCACCGGATGGGTCAGTTCCGCAAGGTCCACGTCCACCGCCTGATGGCGAAGGATTCCGTCGACGAACGCATCCGGGAGATCCTCGAAGGCAAGACCCGGTTGTTCGACGCCTACGCCCGCAAGAGCACAGCGAAGGAATCCGACGCTCGCGCCGTGGACACGGCATGGCACAGCGAGGAAGCGGCCAAAGGCCGGATCGTCGAGGTCGAACGGCGGCGGCTCGGCGGCGACGACTACTGA
- a CDS encoding caspase, EACC1-associated type → MSTPLRKRALLIGIGTYRDRDLSPLPCTAVDTAQLRQVLEHPAIGAFSEVRVVVDPGADVMRQEISAFTEDLGPADLGLLYISGHGARMSQTTGEFFFIASDTDVRRMASTGVGATFVNEQLEQAAAPQKVAILDCCQSGGYSLGFRTRNTKSPEPPVAPLTSRGVYVLSSSGADESSYAGNATSDGSTPSVFTEELVNALRTGRGDTGNDGIVSVDELFHYVNQQVRRRDLPTPQTPLFSADKVNTRIDLARSYAGPPLPVVTASSPVQLGAARAVAGSHGTDAWGLLIEYYRQCLGAAASSDMPLLSVDQVGDGYVCLPGTERLLSGDLDSTGSIPVPEDAVDFVEQAALQETDLWYGYPAVVLLSDKNGNALRVPRFAPLFVRQVQVVAGSDGMRLEPFGEPEPHPRLAENLLGADEAEQMRATYQATWTSGMHSQMVQEIRHFLREEFHLPDVQQLLPLDLEPTVDTRTPVQGARNAAVLFRVHSSENVNQQLLRDLDKIASGKDSIRGTALAALLDATADQQVGPDWKPVTPFAANEGQDAVLRSAMTRRLTVATGPPGTGKSQLVANLAATAVANGQSVLVASTNNRAVDEVAQRCQDMVTGSLVRTGNVEAKRKERETLRQLTTKQLPKINVSTAAAQLFHARKALDETVTAMAYKARLEHDLLRSAEANETAATALASTPESLRAHFAARIDLDALAHRAGKAAAARLFARWRQGRFLRRMEWSGEPSPDLCSAIATWAAAERNWQKLLATARDLPDDDAQKHSFDARQESVRERSETLLAASVGAGVQTGRQHLSAFMQVSGKDWPELRAVLKHIKGWAVTTLSVRRFPPDPALFDLVIVDEASQCAIPQVLPVLYRAKRALIIGDPMQLPPVVTLPAAQEAEIRRAVGIQASWLEQRRATYHRHSAFHAFETAVGGTSLLLDEHFRCHPAIAAIANEQFYGGQLTVMTDVAKQHGLSRPAVLWAKERGTARRAKGGSWINEAEVAKVVKSVAYLLESLPEDATIGVVTPYKPQARLLTDRLPRNDRIQVGTVHTFQGSQRDVILFSLVATKEMPPGSRAWLANQLYLWNVAITRAKSHLIVVGHPDFWGGQTGVGRILVDAAASASRQQATDLELDPLLLRLHEQLSSRVECRLHEVVSGHVADAVVVDPSGTSTILLDRGYEDTDPARHLRLQYERKRLLAQPDQPARRMPAWRLFDQPKAT, encoded by the coding sequence GTGAGCACGCCACTGCGCAAGCGGGCATTGCTGATCGGCATCGGAACCTATCGGGACCGGGACCTTTCACCGCTTCCGTGCACCGCGGTGGACACGGCGCAGCTGCGGCAGGTTCTCGAACACCCCGCCATCGGCGCGTTCAGCGAGGTCCGGGTCGTCGTCGATCCCGGCGCGGACGTGATGCGCCAGGAGATCAGCGCGTTCACCGAGGACCTCGGGCCCGCGGACCTCGGGCTGCTCTACATCAGCGGGCACGGCGCCCGGATGTCGCAGACCACCGGGGAGTTCTTCTTCATCGCCTCGGACACCGACGTGCGGCGGATGGCGTCGACCGGGGTCGGCGCCACCTTCGTCAACGAGCAGCTGGAACAGGCCGCCGCGCCGCAGAAGGTCGCGATCCTCGACTGCTGCCAGAGCGGTGGCTACAGCCTGGGTTTCCGCACCCGCAACACGAAATCGCCCGAGCCGCCGGTGGCTCCGCTCACCAGCCGCGGTGTCTACGTCCTCTCGTCCTCGGGCGCCGACGAGTCCTCCTACGCCGGCAACGCGACGTCGGACGGTTCGACTCCGTCGGTGTTCACCGAGGAACTAGTCAACGCGCTGCGCACCGGGCGGGGCGACACGGGCAACGACGGAATCGTGTCCGTGGACGAACTGTTCCACTACGTCAACCAGCAGGTCCGCCGACGTGACCTGCCGACGCCGCAGACGCCGCTGTTCTCGGCCGACAAGGTCAACACGCGGATCGACCTCGCCCGCAGCTACGCGGGTCCGCCGTTGCCGGTGGTCACCGCCAGTTCGCCCGTCCAGCTCGGGGCGGCTCGCGCGGTCGCGGGAAGCCACGGCACGGACGCGTGGGGCCTGCTGATCGAGTACTACCGGCAATGCCTGGGCGCCGCGGCCTCGTCGGACATGCCGCTGCTGAGCGTCGACCAGGTCGGCGACGGATACGTCTGCCTGCCCGGCACCGAGCGCCTGCTGTCCGGCGATCTGGACAGCACCGGGTCGATCCCCGTGCCTGAGGATGCCGTCGACTTCGTCGAGCAGGCGGCATTGCAGGAAACTGACCTGTGGTACGGCTATCCGGCCGTGGTCCTGTTGTCCGACAAGAACGGCAACGCTTTACGCGTGCCGCGGTTCGCGCCGCTGTTCGTCCGGCAGGTCCAGGTCGTCGCCGGCAGCGACGGCATGCGGTTGGAGCCCTTCGGCGAACCCGAGCCGCACCCGCGACTGGCCGAGAACCTTCTCGGTGCCGACGAGGCCGAGCAGATGCGGGCGACGTACCAGGCGACCTGGACCAGCGGGATGCACAGCCAGATGGTGCAGGAGATCCGGCATTTCCTCAGGGAGGAGTTCCACCTTCCTGACGTGCAACAACTGTTGCCGCTCGACCTCGAGCCGACCGTCGACACCAGGACGCCCGTCCAGGGCGCACGCAACGCCGCGGTCCTGTTCCGCGTGCACAGCTCCGAGAACGTGAACCAGCAACTGCTGCGCGATCTCGACAAGATCGCGTCCGGCAAGGACTCCATCAGGGGCACGGCTCTCGCCGCCCTGCTGGACGCGACAGCTGACCAGCAAGTGGGCCCCGACTGGAAGCCGGTGACGCCCTTCGCCGCCAACGAAGGGCAGGACGCCGTCCTGCGATCAGCGATGACCAGGCGGTTGACCGTGGCAACGGGTCCACCAGGGACCGGCAAGAGCCAACTGGTCGCCAACCTCGCGGCGACCGCGGTGGCGAATGGACAGTCCGTGCTTGTGGCGTCGACGAACAACCGTGCCGTTGACGAGGTGGCGCAACGATGCCAGGACATGGTCACGGGTTCCCTGGTCCGGACGGGCAACGTCGAGGCCAAGAGGAAAGAACGCGAGACTCTTCGGCAGCTGACCACGAAACAGCTGCCGAAGATCAACGTCAGCACCGCGGCAGCACAGCTTTTCCACGCCCGCAAGGCGTTGGACGAGACCGTGACAGCGATGGCGTACAAAGCACGGCTGGAACACGATCTCCTGCGATCGGCTGAGGCGAACGAAACAGCAGCGACGGCGCTGGCCAGCACCCCGGAGTCGTTGCGCGCTCACTTCGCGGCCCGGATCGACCTGGACGCCCTCGCGCACCGAGCCGGCAAGGCCGCGGCGGCGCGCTTGTTCGCACGGTGGCGCCAAGGCCGTTTCCTCCGCCGGATGGAATGGTCGGGCGAGCCGTCGCCCGACCTCTGCTCCGCGATCGCGACCTGGGCCGCGGCGGAACGGAACTGGCAGAAATTACTGGCCACGGCCAGAGATCTGCCAGACGACGACGCCCAGAAGCACTCGTTCGACGCGCGGCAGGAGTCCGTGCGGGAACGGTCCGAGACGCTGCTGGCAGCCTCGGTGGGAGCAGGCGTGCAGACGGGACGACAGCACCTGTCCGCGTTCATGCAGGTCTCCGGGAAGGACTGGCCGGAGCTGCGCGCCGTGCTGAAACACATCAAGGGGTGGGCGGTGACCACCTTGAGCGTTCGCCGTTTCCCACCGGATCCCGCGCTGTTCGACCTGGTCATCGTGGACGAAGCGAGCCAGTGTGCGATTCCCCAGGTGCTGCCGGTGCTGTACCGGGCCAAACGTGCGCTGATCATCGGCGACCCCATGCAACTGCCGCCCGTGGTGACGCTGCCGGCCGCACAGGAAGCCGAGATCCGCCGTGCTGTCGGTATTCAGGCGAGCTGGCTCGAGCAACGCCGTGCCACCTACCACCGGCACTCCGCGTTCCACGCCTTCGAGACCGCCGTCGGCGGCACCAGTCTGCTGCTGGACGAGCATTTCCGTTGCCATCCGGCGATCGCGGCGATCGCCAACGAACAGTTCTACGGCGGCCAGCTCACTGTGATGACCGACGTCGCCAAACAGCACGGGTTGTCACGCCCGGCTGTGCTCTGGGCCAAAGAGCGCGGCACGGCCCGTCGCGCCAAGGGCGGGTCGTGGATCAACGAAGCAGAGGTCGCGAAGGTCGTGAAATCCGTCGCGTACCTGCTCGAATCCTTACCTGAAGACGCCACGATCGGTGTCGTCACACCGTACAAGCCGCAGGCCCGGCTGCTGACCGACCGGCTGCCCCGCAACGACCGGATCCAGGTCGGGACGGTGCACACCTTCCAAGGCAGCCAGCGTGACGTCATCCTCTTCTCCTTGGTGGCCACCAAGGAGATGCCCCCGGGCAGCCGGGCGTGGCTGGCCAACCAGCTGTACCTGTGGAATGTGGCGATCACCCGGGCCAAGTCCCATCTCATCGTCGTGGGACATCCCGACTTCTGGGGTGGCCAGACCGGCGTCGGCCGGATCCTGGTGGACGCCGCCGCGTCCGCGTCGCGACAACAGGCGACCGACCTCGAGCTCGACCCGCTTCTGCTGCGGCTGCACGAGCAGCTGAGCAGCCGCGTCGAATGCCGTCTGCACGAGGTGGTTTCGGGCCACGTCGCCGACGCCGTGGTGGTGGACCCGTCCGGCACGAGCACTATCCTGCTCGACCGCGGATACGAAGACACCGACCCGGCGCGGCATCTGCGCCTGCAGTACGAACGCAAGCGACTCCTGGCCCAGCCTGACCAACCCGCGAGGCGAATGCCTGCCTGGCGGTTGTTCGACCAGCCCAAGGCCACCTGA
- a CDS encoding GNAT family N-acetyltransferase, translating into MTDDVQLRDVREADLRTFHEQEQDPEAVRRSRFEPRDEEAFTAHWRKEILGDPLTFVQTVAVNGEPAGNVIAWWEKNQRFLGYWFGREYWGRGIATRALSLFLAAEQTRPLYADPFSGNVASVRLLEKHGFQQVGTIRHGEDEHILLALAAQ; encoded by the coding sequence ATGACAGACGACGTGCAGCTGAGAGACGTCCGCGAGGCCGACCTGCGGACTTTCCACGAGCAGGAGCAGGACCCGGAAGCTGTCCGCCGGTCGCGGTTCGAGCCACGCGACGAAGAGGCGTTCACAGCCCACTGGAGGAAGGAGATACTGGGCGACCCGCTGACCTTCGTGCAGACGGTGGCGGTCAACGGCGAACCAGCGGGCAACGTGATCGCCTGGTGGGAGAAGAACCAGAGGTTCCTCGGCTACTGGTTCGGCCGCGAGTACTGGGGCAGGGGGATCGCGACGCGGGCGTTGAGCCTGTTCCTGGCTGCGGAGCAGACCCGTCCGCTGTACGCGGATCCCTTCTCCGGCAACGTTGCCTCCGTCCGCCTGTTGGAGAAACACGGCTTCCAGCAGGTCGGGACCATCCGGCACGGCGAGGACGAGCACATCCTGTTAGCCCTGGCCGCTCAGTAG